In Canis lupus dingo isolate Sandy chromosome 33, ASM325472v2, whole genome shotgun sequence, a single genomic region encodes these proteins:
- the RUBCN gene encoding run domain Beclin-1-interacting and cysteine-rich domain-containing protein isoform X9 codes for MRPEGAGMDLGGCEERLPEASRREHWQLLGNLKTTVEGLVSANSPNVWSKYGGLERLCRDMQSILYHGLIHDQQVCCRQTDYWQFVKDIRWLSPHSALHVEKFISLHENSQSSTDGVSEHAVAELWLQHSLQCHCLSAQLRPLLGDKQYIRKFYTDTAFLLSNAHVTAMLQCLEAVEQNNPRLLAQIDASMFARKHESPLLVTKSQSLTALPGSTYTPPTSHAQHSYFGSFSSLYQSVPNHGSERRSTSFSLSGPPRKPQESREHVSPAQDQAFQASLLPVSALARDSSSTPNEMSSSTLTSPLEASLVSSQNDSPSDASEGPEYLAIGNLDPRGRTASCQSHSSNAESSSSNLFSSSSSQKPDSAASSLGEQEGDGQSQLSSILRRSSFSEGQTLPATSGTKKSHTRSHSDTNIASRGAPGGPRNITIIVEDPIAEGGQYLCSGEGMFRRPSEGQSLISYLSEQDFGSCADLEKENAHFSISESLIAAIELMKCNMMSQCLEEEEEEEEDSDREIQELKQKIRLRRQQIRTKNLLPVYQETEHGTGFRVTSSSSQFSSRDSTQFSDSGSADEVDEFEIQDGSEGSNLTHMSKNGLSVSMASMFSDADIRRSTASHSKSFTSSQPFSHCFLHSTSAEAVAMGLLKQFEGMQLPAASELEWLVPEHDAPQKLLPIPDSLPISPDDGQHADIYKLRIRVRGNLEWAPPRPQIIFNVHPAPTRKIAVAKQNYRCAGCGIRTDPDYIKRLRYCEYLGKYFCQCCHENAQVVIPSRVLRKWDFSKYYVSNFSKDLLIKIWNDPLFNVQDINSALYRKVKLLNQVRLLRIQLYHMKNMFKTCRLAKELLDSFDTVPGHLTEDLHLYSLNDLTATRKGELGPRLAELTRAGAAHVERCMLCQAKGFICEFCQNEEDIIFPFELHKCRTCEECKACYHKACFKSGSCPRCERLQARRELLAKQSLESYMSDYEEEPTEALALEATVLEAT; via the exons GAGGGAGCACTGGCAGTTGCTGGGTAATTTGAAGACTACTGTGGAGGGTTTGGTGTCAGCCAACAGTCCGAACGTCTGGTCCAAGTATGGTGGCCTGGAGCGGCTTTGCAGGGACATGCAGAGCATCCTCTATCATGGGCTCATCCATGACCAG CAGGTGTGTTGCCGCCAGACTGATTACTGGCAGTTTGTGAAGGACATCCGCTGGCTCAGTCCCCACTCAGCCCTTCATGTGGAGAAG TTCATCAGCTTACACGAGAATAGCCAGAGCAGCACTGATGGTGTGAGTGAGCATGCTGTTGCTGAATTGTGGCTGCAGCACAGCTTGCAGTGCCACTGTCTCTCCGCCCAGCTCCGACCACTGCTCGGGGACAAGCAGTATATCAGAAAATTCTACACAG ATACTGCTTTCCTGCTAAGCAACGCCCACGTCACGGCCATGCTCCAGTGCCTGGAAGCAGTTGAACAGAACAACCCCCGCCTCCTGGCTCAGATTGATGCATCTATG TTTGCCAGAAAGCATGAGAGCCCGCTGCTGGTAACAAAGAGCCAGAGCCTGACAGCCCTGCCTGGTTCCACATACACCCCTCCGACCAGCCATGCTCAGCATTCCTACTTTGGGTCCTTCTCTAGCCTCTACCAGTCCGTACCCAACCACGGCTCAG AAAGAAGATCTACTTCCTTTTCACTCTCTGGCCCTCCCCGAAAACCTCAAGAAAGCAGAGAGCACGTCTCACCAGCACAGGATCAAGCCTTCCAAGCCTCCCTGCTTCCAGTCTCTGCATTAGCCAGGGATTCCTCCTCAACCCCAAATGAGATGAGCTCTAGCACTCTGACCAGCCCCCTAGAAGCATCCTTGGTCAGCAGCCAGAATGATTCCCCAAGTGATGCCAGCGAGGGGCCCGAGTACTTGGCCATTGGCAACCTGGACCCCCGAGGCCGGACTGCCAGCTGTCAGAGTCACAGCAGCAATGCTGAGAGCAGCAGCTCCAACTTGTTCTCCTCCAGCAGCTCGCAGAAGCCAGATTCTGCTGCTTCTTCCCTAGGCGAGCAGGAAGGAGACGGGCAGAGCCAGCTGTCCAGCATCCTTCGCAGGTCCAGCTTCTCAGAAGGGCAGACACTCCCTGCCACCAGTGGAACAAAAAAGAGCCACACTCGCTCCCATTCGGATACCAACATTGCCTCCAGAGGAGCCCCAG GAGGCCCCAGGAATATCACCATTATAGTTGAAGATCCCATTGCAG AGGGTGGTCAGTACCTGTGCTCAGGGGAGGGCATGTTCCGAAGACCATCAGAAGGACAGTCCCTCATCAGTTACCTATCGGAGCAAGACTTTGGGAGCTGTGCAGACCTGGAAAAG GAGAATGCCCACTTCAGCATCTCAGAGTCCTTGATTGCTGCCATTGAGCTAATGAAGTGCAACATGATGAGCCAGTGcctagaagaggaggaagaagaggaggaagacagcGATAGAGAGATTCAGGAACTGAAGCAGAAGATCCGCCTTCGTCGCCAGCAGATCCGCACCAAGAACCTGCTCCCCGTGTACCAGGAGACAGAGCATGGAA caGGCTTTCGGGTCACTTCTAGCAGCTCCCAGTTCAGCTCACGTGATTCAACACAGTTCTCTGACTCCGGCTCTGCTGATGAGGTTGACGAATTTGAAATCCAAG ATGGTAGCGAAGGATCTAACCTGACTCACATGTCAAAGAACGGACTCTCAGTGTCAATGGCCTCGATGTTTTCAG ATGCTGACATCAGAAGGAGCACAGCCTCACACAGCAAATCCTTCACTTCCTCCCAACCCtt CTCCCACTGCTTCCTTCACTCCACATCTGCAGAGGCAGTGGCCATGGGACTCCTGAAGCAGTTCGAAGGCATGCAACTCCCAGCTGCCTCAGAGCTAGAATGGCTAGTTCCAGAGCATGATGCCCCTCAGAAG CTCCTGCCCATCCCAGATTCACTGCCCATCTCACCAGACGACGGGCAGCACGCTGACATCTACAAGCTACGGATTCGTGTTCGTGGCAACCTGGAGTGGGCCCCACCCCGACCTCAGATCATTTTCAATGTTCATCCAGCCCCGAC GAGGAAGATCGCTGTGGCCAAGCAGAATTACCGCTGTGCCGGGTGCGGCATTCGGACTGACCCTG ATTACATCAAGCGGCTCCGGTACTGTGAGTACTTGGGCAAGTACTTCTGCCAGTGCTGCCATGAAAATGCCCAGGTGGTCATCCCCAGCCGCGTTCTGCGCAAGTGGGACTTCAGCAAGTACTATGTCAGCAATTTCTCCAAGGACCTGCTCATCAAGATCTGGAATGACCCTCTCTTCAACGTGCAGGACATCAACAGTGCCCTCTATCGGAAGGTCAAGCTGCTCAACCAAGTCCGG CTGCTGCGGATCCAGCTGTATCACATGAAGAACATGTTCAAGACATGCCGACTGGCCAAAGA GCTTCTGGATTCCTTTGACACAGTTCCCGGCCACCTGACCGAGGATCTCCACCTGTACTCACTGAATGACCTGACTGCAACCAGGAAGGGGGAGTTGGGACCCCGGCTCGCTGAGCTCACCAGGGCAGGGGCTGCCCACGTAGAGCGATGCATG ctcTGCCAAGCCAAGGGCTTCATCTGCGAGTTCTGTCAGAATGAGGAGGACATCATCTTTCCTTTTGAGCTCCATAAGTGCCGGACCTGTGAAG AATGTAAAGCGTGTTACCATAAAGCTTGCTTCAAGTCTGGAAGCTGTCCCCGGTGCGAGCGGCTGCAGGCCCGGCGGGAATTGCTGGCCAAACAGAGCCTGGAGTCTTACATGTCAGACTATGAGGAGGAACCCACTGAAGCCTTGGCCCTCGAGGCCACTGTTCTGGAGGCCACCTGA
- the RUBCN gene encoding run domain Beclin-1-interacting and cysteine-rich domain-containing protein isoform X3, translating into MRPEGAGMDLGGCEERLPEASRREHWQLLGNLKTTVEGLVSANSPNVWSKYGGLERLCRDMQSILYHGLIHDQVCCRQTDYWQFVKDIRWLSPHSALHVEKFISLHENSQSSTDGVSEHAVAELWLQHSLQCHCLSAQLRPLLGDKQYIRKFYTDTAFLLSNAHVTAMLQCLEAVEQNNPRLLAQIDASMFARKHESPLLVTKSQSLTALPGSTYTPPTSHAQHSYFGSFSSLYQSVPNHGSERRSTSFSLSGPPRKPQESREHVSPAQDQAFQASLLPVSALARDSSSTPNEMSSSTLTSPLEASLVSSQNDSPSDASEGPEYLAIGNLDPRGRTASCQSHSSNAESSSSNLFSSSSSQKPDSAASSLGEQEGDGQSQLSSILRRSSFSEGQTLPATSGTKKSHTRSHSDTNIASRGAPGGPRNITIIVEDPIAESCNDKSKLRGPLPYSGQSSEVSTPSSLYMEYEGGQYLCSGEGMFRRPSEGQSLISYLSEQDFGSCADLEKENAHFSISESLIAAIELMKCNMMSQCLEEEEEEEEDSDREIQELKQKIRLRRQQIRTKNLLPVYQETEHGTGFRVTSSSSQFSSRDSTQFSDSGSADEVDEFEIQDGSEGSNLTHMSKNGLSVSMASMFSDADIRRSTASHSKSFTSSQPFSHCFLHSTSAEAVAMGLLKQFEGMQLPAASELEWLVPEHDAPQKLLPIPDSLPISPDDGQHADIYKLRIRVRGNLEWAPPRPQIIFNVHPAPTRKIAVAKQNYRCAGCGIRTDPDYIKRLRYCEYLGKYFCQCCHENAQVVIPSRVLRKWDFSKYYVSNFSKDLLIKIWNDPLFNVQDINSALYRKVKLLNQVRLLRIQLYHMKNMFKTCRLAKELLDSFDTVPGHLTEDLHLYSLNDLTATRKGELGPRLAELTRAGAAHVERCMLCQAKGFICEFCQNEEDIIFPFELHKCRTCEECKACYHKACFKSGSCPRCERLQARRELLAKQSLESYMSDYEEEPTEALALEATVLEAT; encoded by the exons GAGGGAGCACTGGCAGTTGCTGGGTAATTTGAAGACTACTGTGGAGGGTTTGGTGTCAGCCAACAGTCCGAACGTCTGGTCCAAGTATGGTGGCCTGGAGCGGCTTTGCAGGGACATGCAGAGCATCCTCTATCATGGGCTCATCCATGACCAG GTGTGTTGCCGCCAGACTGATTACTGGCAGTTTGTGAAGGACATCCGCTGGCTCAGTCCCCACTCAGCCCTTCATGTGGAGAAG TTCATCAGCTTACACGAGAATAGCCAGAGCAGCACTGATGGTGTGAGTGAGCATGCTGTTGCTGAATTGTGGCTGCAGCACAGCTTGCAGTGCCACTGTCTCTCCGCCCAGCTCCGACCACTGCTCGGGGACAAGCAGTATATCAGAAAATTCTACACAG ATACTGCTTTCCTGCTAAGCAACGCCCACGTCACGGCCATGCTCCAGTGCCTGGAAGCAGTTGAACAGAACAACCCCCGCCTCCTGGCTCAGATTGATGCATCTATG TTTGCCAGAAAGCATGAGAGCCCGCTGCTGGTAACAAAGAGCCAGAGCCTGACAGCCCTGCCTGGTTCCACATACACCCCTCCGACCAGCCATGCTCAGCATTCCTACTTTGGGTCCTTCTCTAGCCTCTACCAGTCCGTACCCAACCACGGCTCAG AAAGAAGATCTACTTCCTTTTCACTCTCTGGCCCTCCCCGAAAACCTCAAGAAAGCAGAGAGCACGTCTCACCAGCACAGGATCAAGCCTTCCAAGCCTCCCTGCTTCCAGTCTCTGCATTAGCCAGGGATTCCTCCTCAACCCCAAATGAGATGAGCTCTAGCACTCTGACCAGCCCCCTAGAAGCATCCTTGGTCAGCAGCCAGAATGATTCCCCAAGTGATGCCAGCGAGGGGCCCGAGTACTTGGCCATTGGCAACCTGGACCCCCGAGGCCGGACTGCCAGCTGTCAGAGTCACAGCAGCAATGCTGAGAGCAGCAGCTCCAACTTGTTCTCCTCCAGCAGCTCGCAGAAGCCAGATTCTGCTGCTTCTTCCCTAGGCGAGCAGGAAGGAGACGGGCAGAGCCAGCTGTCCAGCATCCTTCGCAGGTCCAGCTTCTCAGAAGGGCAGACACTCCCTGCCACCAGTGGAACAAAAAAGAGCCACACTCGCTCCCATTCGGATACCAACATTGCCTCCAGAGGAGCCCCAG GAGGCCCCAGGAATATCACCATTATAGTTGAAGATCCCATTGCAG AATCCTGCAATGATAAGTCGAAGTTGAGAGGCCCCTTGCCTTACTCTGGCCAAAGCAGTGAAGTCAGCACACCCAGCTCTCTGTACATGGAGTATG AGGGTGGTCAGTACCTGTGCTCAGGGGAGGGCATGTTCCGAAGACCATCAGAAGGACAGTCCCTCATCAGTTACCTATCGGAGCAAGACTTTGGGAGCTGTGCAGACCTGGAAAAG GAGAATGCCCACTTCAGCATCTCAGAGTCCTTGATTGCTGCCATTGAGCTAATGAAGTGCAACATGATGAGCCAGTGcctagaagaggaggaagaagaggaggaagacagcGATAGAGAGATTCAGGAACTGAAGCAGAAGATCCGCCTTCGTCGCCAGCAGATCCGCACCAAGAACCTGCTCCCCGTGTACCAGGAGACAGAGCATGGAA caGGCTTTCGGGTCACTTCTAGCAGCTCCCAGTTCAGCTCACGTGATTCAACACAGTTCTCTGACTCCGGCTCTGCTGATGAGGTTGACGAATTTGAAATCCAAG ATGGTAGCGAAGGATCTAACCTGACTCACATGTCAAAGAACGGACTCTCAGTGTCAATGGCCTCGATGTTTTCAG ATGCTGACATCAGAAGGAGCACAGCCTCACACAGCAAATCCTTCACTTCCTCCCAACCCtt CTCCCACTGCTTCCTTCACTCCACATCTGCAGAGGCAGTGGCCATGGGACTCCTGAAGCAGTTCGAAGGCATGCAACTCCCAGCTGCCTCAGAGCTAGAATGGCTAGTTCCAGAGCATGATGCCCCTCAGAAG CTCCTGCCCATCCCAGATTCACTGCCCATCTCACCAGACGACGGGCAGCACGCTGACATCTACAAGCTACGGATTCGTGTTCGTGGCAACCTGGAGTGGGCCCCACCCCGACCTCAGATCATTTTCAATGTTCATCCAGCCCCGAC GAGGAAGATCGCTGTGGCCAAGCAGAATTACCGCTGTGCCGGGTGCGGCATTCGGACTGACCCTG ATTACATCAAGCGGCTCCGGTACTGTGAGTACTTGGGCAAGTACTTCTGCCAGTGCTGCCATGAAAATGCCCAGGTGGTCATCCCCAGCCGCGTTCTGCGCAAGTGGGACTTCAGCAAGTACTATGTCAGCAATTTCTCCAAGGACCTGCTCATCAAGATCTGGAATGACCCTCTCTTCAACGTGCAGGACATCAACAGTGCCCTCTATCGGAAGGTCAAGCTGCTCAACCAAGTCCGG CTGCTGCGGATCCAGCTGTATCACATGAAGAACATGTTCAAGACATGCCGACTGGCCAAAGA GCTTCTGGATTCCTTTGACACAGTTCCCGGCCACCTGACCGAGGATCTCCACCTGTACTCACTGAATGACCTGACTGCAACCAGGAAGGGGGAGTTGGGACCCCGGCTCGCTGAGCTCACCAGGGCAGGGGCTGCCCACGTAGAGCGATGCATG ctcTGCCAAGCCAAGGGCTTCATCTGCGAGTTCTGTCAGAATGAGGAGGACATCATCTTTCCTTTTGAGCTCCATAAGTGCCGGACCTGTGAAG AATGTAAAGCGTGTTACCATAAAGCTTGCTTCAAGTCTGGAAGCTGTCCCCGGTGCGAGCGGCTGCAGGCCCGGCGGGAATTGCTGGCCAAACAGAGCCTGGAGTCTTACATGTCAGACTATGAGGAGGAACCCACTGAAGCCTTGGCCCTCGAGGCCACTGTTCTGGAGGCCACCTGA
- the RUBCN gene encoding run domain Beclin-1-interacting and cysteine-rich domain-containing protein isoform X12 → MRPEGAGMDLGGCEERLPEASRREHWQLLGNLKTTVEGLVSANSPNVWSKYGGLERLCRDMQSILYHGLIHDQQVCCRQTDYWQFVKDIRWLSPHSALHVEKFISLHENSQSSTDGVSEHAVAELWLQHSLQCHCLSAQLRPLLGDKQYIRKFYTDTAFLLSNAHVTAMLQCLEAVEQNNPRLLAQIDASMFARKHESPLLVTKSQSLTALPGSTYTPPTSHAQHSYFGSFSSLYQSVPNHGSERRSTSFSLSGPPRKPQESREHVSPAQDQAFQASLLPVSALARDSSSTPNEMSSSTLTSPLEASLVSSQNDSPSDASEGPEYLAIGNLDPRGRTASCQSHSSNAESSSSNLFSSSSSQKPDSAASSLGEQEGDGQSQLSSILRRSSFSEGQTLPATSGTKKSHTRSHSDTNIASRGAPEGGQYLCSGEGMFRRPSEGQSLISYLSEQDFGSCADLEKENAHFSISESLIAAIELMKCNMMSQCLEEEEEEEEDSDREIQELKQKIRLRRQQIRTKNLLPVYQETEHGSFRVTSSSSQFSSRDSTQFSDSGSADEVDEFEIQDGSEGSNLTHMSKNGLSVSMASMFSDADIRRSTASHSKSFTSSQPFSHCFLHSTSAEAVAMGLLKQFEGMQLPAASELEWLVPEHDAPQKLLPIPDSLPISPDDGQHADIYKLRIRVRGNLEWAPPRPQIIFNVHPAPTRKIAVAKQNYRCAGCGIRTDPDYIKRLRYCEYLGKYFCQCCHENAQVVIPSRVLRKWDFSKYYVSNFSKDLLIKIWNDPLFNVQDINSALYRKVKLLNQVRLLRIQLYHMKNMFKTCRLAKELLDSFDTVPGHLTEDLHLYSLNDLTATRKGELGPRLAELTRAGAAHVERCMLCQAKGFICEFCQNEEDIIFPFELHKCRTCEECKACYHKACFKSGSCPRCERLQARRELLAKQSLESYMSDYEEEPTEALALEATVLEAT, encoded by the exons GAGGGAGCACTGGCAGTTGCTGGGTAATTTGAAGACTACTGTGGAGGGTTTGGTGTCAGCCAACAGTCCGAACGTCTGGTCCAAGTATGGTGGCCTGGAGCGGCTTTGCAGGGACATGCAGAGCATCCTCTATCATGGGCTCATCCATGACCAG CAGGTGTGTTGCCGCCAGACTGATTACTGGCAGTTTGTGAAGGACATCCGCTGGCTCAGTCCCCACTCAGCCCTTCATGTGGAGAAG TTCATCAGCTTACACGAGAATAGCCAGAGCAGCACTGATGGTGTGAGTGAGCATGCTGTTGCTGAATTGTGGCTGCAGCACAGCTTGCAGTGCCACTGTCTCTCCGCCCAGCTCCGACCACTGCTCGGGGACAAGCAGTATATCAGAAAATTCTACACAG ATACTGCTTTCCTGCTAAGCAACGCCCACGTCACGGCCATGCTCCAGTGCCTGGAAGCAGTTGAACAGAACAACCCCCGCCTCCTGGCTCAGATTGATGCATCTATG TTTGCCAGAAAGCATGAGAGCCCGCTGCTGGTAACAAAGAGCCAGAGCCTGACAGCCCTGCCTGGTTCCACATACACCCCTCCGACCAGCCATGCTCAGCATTCCTACTTTGGGTCCTTCTCTAGCCTCTACCAGTCCGTACCCAACCACGGCTCAG AAAGAAGATCTACTTCCTTTTCACTCTCTGGCCCTCCCCGAAAACCTCAAGAAAGCAGAGAGCACGTCTCACCAGCACAGGATCAAGCCTTCCAAGCCTCCCTGCTTCCAGTCTCTGCATTAGCCAGGGATTCCTCCTCAACCCCAAATGAGATGAGCTCTAGCACTCTGACCAGCCCCCTAGAAGCATCCTTGGTCAGCAGCCAGAATGATTCCCCAAGTGATGCCAGCGAGGGGCCCGAGTACTTGGCCATTGGCAACCTGGACCCCCGAGGCCGGACTGCCAGCTGTCAGAGTCACAGCAGCAATGCTGAGAGCAGCAGCTCCAACTTGTTCTCCTCCAGCAGCTCGCAGAAGCCAGATTCTGCTGCTTCTTCCCTAGGCGAGCAGGAAGGAGACGGGCAGAGCCAGCTGTCCAGCATCCTTCGCAGGTCCAGCTTCTCAGAAGGGCAGACACTCCCTGCCACCAGTGGAACAAAAAAGAGCCACACTCGCTCCCATTCGGATACCAACATTGCCTCCAGAGGAGCCCCAG AGGGTGGTCAGTACCTGTGCTCAGGGGAGGGCATGTTCCGAAGACCATCAGAAGGACAGTCCCTCATCAGTTACCTATCGGAGCAAGACTTTGGGAGCTGTGCAGACCTGGAAAAG GAGAATGCCCACTTCAGCATCTCAGAGTCCTTGATTGCTGCCATTGAGCTAATGAAGTGCAACATGATGAGCCAGTGcctagaagaggaggaagaagaggaggaagacagcGATAGAGAGATTCAGGAACTGAAGCAGAAGATCCGCCTTCGTCGCCAGCAGATCCGCACCAAGAACCTGCTCCCCGTGTACCAGGAGACAGAGCATGGAA GCTTTCGGGTCACTTCTAGCAGCTCCCAGTTCAGCTCACGTGATTCAACACAGTTCTCTGACTCCGGCTCTGCTGATGAGGTTGACGAATTTGAAATCCAAG ATGGTAGCGAAGGATCTAACCTGACTCACATGTCAAAGAACGGACTCTCAGTGTCAATGGCCTCGATGTTTTCAG ATGCTGACATCAGAAGGAGCACAGCCTCACACAGCAAATCCTTCACTTCCTCCCAACCCtt CTCCCACTGCTTCCTTCACTCCACATCTGCAGAGGCAGTGGCCATGGGACTCCTGAAGCAGTTCGAAGGCATGCAACTCCCAGCTGCCTCAGAGCTAGAATGGCTAGTTCCAGAGCATGATGCCCCTCAGAAG CTCCTGCCCATCCCAGATTCACTGCCCATCTCACCAGACGACGGGCAGCACGCTGACATCTACAAGCTACGGATTCGTGTTCGTGGCAACCTGGAGTGGGCCCCACCCCGACCTCAGATCATTTTCAATGTTCATCCAGCCCCGAC GAGGAAGATCGCTGTGGCCAAGCAGAATTACCGCTGTGCCGGGTGCGGCATTCGGACTGACCCTG ATTACATCAAGCGGCTCCGGTACTGTGAGTACTTGGGCAAGTACTTCTGCCAGTGCTGCCATGAAAATGCCCAGGTGGTCATCCCCAGCCGCGTTCTGCGCAAGTGGGACTTCAGCAAGTACTATGTCAGCAATTTCTCCAAGGACCTGCTCATCAAGATCTGGAATGACCCTCTCTTCAACGTGCAGGACATCAACAGTGCCCTCTATCGGAAGGTCAAGCTGCTCAACCAAGTCCGG CTGCTGCGGATCCAGCTGTATCACATGAAGAACATGTTCAAGACATGCCGACTGGCCAAAGA GCTTCTGGATTCCTTTGACACAGTTCCCGGCCACCTGACCGAGGATCTCCACCTGTACTCACTGAATGACCTGACTGCAACCAGGAAGGGGGAGTTGGGACCCCGGCTCGCTGAGCTCACCAGGGCAGGGGCTGCCCACGTAGAGCGATGCATG ctcTGCCAAGCCAAGGGCTTCATCTGCGAGTTCTGTCAGAATGAGGAGGACATCATCTTTCCTTTTGAGCTCCATAAGTGCCGGACCTGTGAAG AATGTAAAGCGTGTTACCATAAAGCTTGCTTCAAGTCTGGAAGCTGTCCCCGGTGCGAGCGGCTGCAGGCCCGGCGGGAATTGCTGGCCAAACAGAGCCTGGAGTCTTACATGTCAGACTATGAGGAGGAACCCACTGAAGCCTTGGCCCTCGAGGCCACTGTTCTGGAGGCCACCTGA